From Aegilops tauschii subsp. strangulata cultivar AL8/78 chromosome 5, Aet v6.0, whole genome shotgun sequence:
GTTTACAAGTTGCAAACACGAGCGAAAACTATTTGGGTGGTACAGGAGCTACAGAATTACACAGCGGCATGCCATTTATGAATACTTGTGGCAAAGCTCATGCGAGGCAAAATAATCTCCTTGGACGCCCCGAAAGAAGCCAGATGAGGAACATGGCAGGGGAAAACGCTACCAGCTCCAGCATTTTGTCCCCTGGGAAGTAGTACATCATAGGCAGGACTACTCATCAGAGAATCACCCACCAATTTCTCGGTTCAAGTAGTCAACAAACATCCTCTTCGCGCTGTCGGCGTCTGTTGGTGGGGGTCGCCCGCTCAAACTGTACTGCCCTGCCAGCTTGATGAACGTGCGTCGGAGGCTCCGTAGCTCGGGCAGGCCAACCGGTCTTCGAAGATTAATGTAAAAGTCAGTTAAGGATCTCACCGCACAATGATAATATCCAACAAATGGTGGTTTTCTTCACTTGATTATCTTATGGCAAAGTAATAATATAGAAAGGTGAATCCAATTCTAGATTGAGACCATGCAGACAGAAAACTACTCTACCTCAGAATTTTTAGTCTGCTTGATTGATGTTTGAAAAGTCATTTGCAAGTCTGAAAAAGAACGCATGGCATGTACGATATCAGAAGGTTATTCTTTACTAGGAAGTTGTGCATACAGAACATAGCCTACAGATGCACAAAGACGGATATATTTTATTTACAACTCCTGCAATAATATAATTTGCTAAGAGAATATTGCAAACAGTAAAGGATATAGTTGGCAAGTCGGGCCCAAGAGAAATCTTGTTCATGGCAAGCCCAAGACCACCAGACTGTGCCTCCACAATTGCACTGACCACCTCCTGCAAAGTACAGTTCATATCACAGGTTTGCAGCTCCTTCTAAAAAAGTTGCTACATTTCCTGGGACTAGATATCATCAGCCAGGAAAACTGCAGTTACCTGTGTTGCTTTGTCCATCTCGTAGAGCGAATTACCCTCAGTAGTCCGTACCTAAAATATTATCAAGTCAGGATTTGTTTAAATCTACAGGAAATCCAGTGTGAATGGAACAGTACTGCAGGTTGGAAACACACAGTATTTGCACAATATTAGGAAGACTTTAATTGTTTCTGCATTTGCATCATGGGGTATTCAGATTTTGACAGAATTTGTTTGAGATATGGTTCATCTGGATTccaagcaaaaaaaaaaacactAACCTAGCCCGACACCGTTCTGCATTTGGAGCAAGCAAAATTTCTTTTAGGCACCGTAGCCTGGGATGGATAGAAAAATAGCTGCATGGGGAGACGAACCAGCTCGCTTTCGTGGGCAAGAATCACACGAACAGCACTTTCGTTACTACATAGCTTAGTGCTTGTCTAGGAAAACATAACTAACCTTCAAAAGATTATTCAGATTAGAGGCAACAGCTAAGCCAACACTAGCACATAAAAGACTGGATAGGCCAGCTTAGCAAGAACCAAATTCACCGGTAGTGTAACACGGGAAAAAAAGCATAGGAACTAAACACATTTCCTTAATATGTTCTTGTATTTGGCTGCAATATATAGTACCACACCAAATTCATGCAGGCATTAACAGAGTACCAAATAATTTTGGAATTGTTTATGTATTGGAAGATCATGCAGTTGTAGTCAGTGAATGATGTATACAAAAATTTCTTTGTTAGAGAAACATTTATACTTACAGACTGAGTAGCTATTGTAGGCTGGAGAACTTTCACATCTCTTGTTTTCGAATCCACTTTCTTAGTCAAATATGATACAGCCTCAGCAATAACAGGGGAAGATTCCACAATTTCCTCTATTGAAAACAGTAGACAAAACAGATCGATCAAATGGGATAATGAGTCAATTAAGGAAGTAGAGAGCGAGCACTAGGCAAGTATAGTGACCATTTCTTGGGTGGTACTAATTCTTGTGTAACCAATATAAAACTGGATAGAAAGGATTGTGAAAAGAAGCCTGGAATTTTCTGTCTGACAATAAACTAATTAACTAAAATAATTACCAATTCAATCAATCACATGAGCATGAGTTTCTACGAGTGTTCGACAATAACAAGCAATAAATATTGAGGGTTCAACCAATAGGGACTATAGAACAATAGAAGGACAGAACATCTACTATGGCGAGTAATGCATAAGGTACTAGACATATGTGATACTCCCTCCggcccaaaataagtgtctcaactttgccCAAAAcattagtacaaagttgtactaagcttgagacacttattttggggcGGAGGGAGTACTAATTACAAAGATTAGATATACCATGAACATATTAGTACTGATTCAGATCACGCATGCTGTCAAAATAAAATAATTAGACAAAATAAGAACTACTGTATTTGACTACCTCTAGATGGAAACAATTCAAAAAGAGGAGAATCCCAGCGGCTACGACTATCAGGCCTCTCAAATCTCCTTGCCAGATCTTCAAATCTGTGAAAACAGAAGAAATCATGAGAGCAAAGGCACCTGCTCGGTAAACTGAAGGAGACAAAGAGTCCATTACTTTCCCCATAAACCCGATACAACAGCAAATCCTTCCATAACCTATCAAATATTTCAGTGATTTGAAACAAAAATGCCAACTATATATAGCATACATGAATTTGAAATCAGATCAAACAAAGTAACTGTGCAGCATATATCTCATTCATAAGAGGTAGGAGTATTACATTTTGCAAACAGGTCGACAAGACCCACGAGAGAAATATCTTACATATTGCTATCATATGAGGGTTCTCCTTTCTCCTGACGCTTGACGTTCCAATCCCTACAATGGTCCACTTCTGTATCACAAAAGAACTGAAACATAAAAGATGAAGTATGATGGAAATCACTTACTATTATATCATTTACAATATTAAATGGTGCAAAAGCGCAGTAAACTGGCCAATAGTTTCTACATGCACTATCTTCAAAAGGATACT
This genomic window contains:
- the LOC109759432 gene encoding protein KTI12 homolog, yielding MALVVMCGQPCSGKSEAAACLAAALRSSVPDVTVRVIDESSLHLGRDESYKDMVVEKNLRGVLRSEVDRSVSRDGIIIVDSLNNIKGYRYELWCLARASGIRYCVFFCDTEVDHCRDWNVKRQEKGEPSYDSNIFEDLARRFERPDSRSRWDSPLFELFPSREEIVESSPVIAEAVSYLTKKVDSKTRDVKVLQPTIATQSVRTTEGNSLYEMDKATQEVVSAIVEAQSGGLGLAMNKISLGPDLPTINLRRPVGLPELRSLRRTFIKLAGQYSLSGRPPPTDADSAKRMFVDYLNREIGG